A stretch of DNA from Streptomyces venezuelae:
CGCCCGCATCGGTACCAGGGTACGGTGACGGCGACGGTTCCGATGCAGGTGCATCGGTACGTAGGGGAGGAAGGAAAGGCCATGCAACTGCAGGACGCCCTGTGGAAGATGCCGGCCGCCGACCAGGCGCAGGCCGTGCGCGGCGGACACATCTCGGCTGTCGAACTGGTCGACAGCCACCTCGATCGCATCGCCGGGGTCAACCCACACGTGAACGCGGTCACCCAGCTCCTGACGGAGCGCGCACGCGAGGCCGCGGCACGGACAGACCGCCGGCGGGCCGCCGGTGAAATGCTGGGGCCGCTCGCGGGCGTGCCGTTCACCGTGAAGGAGAGCACTCCCATCGAGGGCGTACCGACCACGTTCGGTACGGCGCGCTTCCGCGAGCTGGTGGCGTCGGCGGACGCGCCCCCGGTGGGTCGGCTGCGCGCGGCGGGGGCCATCCCCATCGGGCACAGCAACATTCCCACCCTGATCCTGGCGGGGATGCACACGCGCAGCGAACTGTTCGGCGACACGGTCAATCCGTGGGACAGCAGCCGCACCCCGGGCGGCTCCAGCGGGGGCGATGCGGTGGCCGTGGCCACGGGCATGGCGGCGCTCGGACTCGGCAACGACTCCGGGGGATCGGTGCGCATCCCGGCCCAGTTCTGCGGCGTAGCCGGGCTGAAGCCGTCCACGGGCCGGTTTCCGGCGGACCACCGCGTTCTCGGGCCGGACGACCCGGGCTTGGCCTCCCAGATACTGGTCACCGACGGCCCACTGGCCCGGAGCGTGGGCGACCTACGGCTGGCATACGAGGTGCTGGCCGGCACCGATCCGCGAGACCCACGGGCCGTACCGGTACCCGCGTACGGCGAAGCACTCCCCTGGCCGGTGAAGGTCGCGGTCGTGGCGGACCCCGGCGGACACGGCGTCCACCCCACGGTGCGTGGAGCCATCGAGACCGCGGCCGACGCACTCCGCGAGGCCGGATACGACGTGCGCGAGGTAGCGGACGTACCACGGCTGGACGAGGCTCTTGAGGCCTACAGCCGGATCACTGTGACCGAGTTCGCCCCGACCTGGCCGGTGGTGCGGGGGCTGCTCGGCGAGGGCGGGAGCCGCTACATCGAGACGGCGATGGAGCAGACCCCGCCCGTGAGCGCGGACGAGCTCATGAAGCTGATGGGAACCTGGCTGAGCATTCGCCGCTCGTGGGCGGAATTCCTCGACACGTACCCGCTGTTGCTCGGGCCGTCGTTCACCGAGCCACCGGTCGAGCCGGGGCTGGAGTCGCGTGACAGGGCGGGCCGGGACCGGGTCGGTGCGGGAATGCGGCTGTGCAGCGTCACCAGCTTTGTGGGCGTGCCCGGTGTGGCCGTGCCGACGGGTGTGGTCGACGGGCTCCCCGTGGGAGTGCAGATCGTCGGACGCGCGTTTCGGGAGGACCTGTGCCTGGACGCGGCCCAGGCGATCGAGGACCGCCTCGGAGTGTTCACACCGGTGGACCCGCGGGTGGGAGGCCAGGCTGATTGAGCCCTCGCGCGAACGGCCCGGCCGCGGCGGCGTCGCCACCGTCTCCCGGAGGTCACAGGGCACGGCCGGCGCGGCGGACCGTGGGTTCGGACGTCCGGGGTGCGCTTGGTGGGGCGTGGGGCGTCCGCCATGCCGACGAAGAACCGGAAGAGGGCGGCGCCGTGACACGACGCTGTCCGGCGGGGGTCCGTGGTCGCTCCGACGGCCGCCGCCCTTCGGCTCGGGCAGGTACGTGGAGATCGTGTTGCGGGAGACGCCCGAGGCACTTGGCGATCGAGGTCACCGTGCTCTCCGGGCGGCTGAGCACGATGCCTGTGCCGAAGTGGTGAGCGCCGCGCCGTAAGCATTCCGTCATGGGAGATTGTCTACCGAACCGGAGCCCCCATCGCCGACGATGACGAGGCATTCCCGGTCGAGGTGCCGGGCTCCTGCCGCAGGGGTCGACGGCAACCGAGACCGGCCCCCTGTCACCGTGAAAGGAACCATCACATGAAGCGCAATCGCGCACGGCTGCTGGGGCGATGGGCTGCGGCCGGCGTGTTCAGCGCCGTCCTCGCCGTGGCCGCCTCCACCCCCGCATCGGCCGCCTCGCCCAAGACGACCAGTCGCGCACCCGTCTACAACTCCCCCACCGCTCCGCAAACACTCCAGGGCACCCTCTGGGCCAATGTCTCGGTGACCATGACCTGCTGGAAGGACGGCGCCTGGGCGAACGGCACCAACCGCTGGTTCTTCGTCTACGGGAAGGGGTTCTACGCGTACCCGAGCGACAACCCCACCGTCTTCGGCTACGTCTCGGCAGCCAAGATCGCCAACCAGGTCAAGGTCCCCCACTGCGACGCAAGGCAGTAAGGCAGTATCGGCCCGAGCCTGACCCTGGAGGTGACGCGGGCGCGCGCCGACGCGCCCGCGTCACCGCCCCGGTCCGCCACCCCGGTCCGCCACCCCGGCCCGCCACCCCGGCCCGTCGTCCGCACTGGTGGCGCACCAGAGCTGCCTGCCGTCGGCGGGCTCGGGCGATGATGCCGATCCGAACGGCGAGGAGCGCTTGCTCGCGCTGAAGGGCCGGCGGCTCAGCGTTCCGGTCCGGCCGGCACCGCCCTCTGAGCGGCCGACAGCCGGGACTGGGCGATGTTACGGATGCGGCGGGTGCGGCCACCCTCAGCCAAAACCTCCAGCACGGTCATGGCCGAGGACTTCTCGGCAGTGTGGAGCTGTAGCCAGTTGGAGGCCTCGAGCAGGCTCTCGGCGTCCCACGGCTCGCCCAGGGTCATCACCCGCAGCAAAGTCCATTCGTTGAGGCGTCGTGTGGCGAAGTCGTCCACCACAACGGCGCTGGTCATCTCCAGGTACCAGGAGGGATAGCAGGGATCCGCGAGCAGTTCAGCGGCCCGTCTGTCGAGGTACTCGCAGACGGCACTGTTCGCCATCCCTTTGTCGGGATCGGTCAGTACTCGGGCGACAAGGCCAGCTGCATCCGCCGGTGCCACCTCCTCGAACGCCCTCCGGTAGCGAGCGAACCGCACGTGCTCGTCCGGGTCCCAGTCCAGATCCCAGTCCGAGTGCGAGTCCGCCGACGCCGCGCCGCTCGACATCACCGTCACCCCTCTCAGTTGCTGGATGGAAGCCTGCCACAACCGTGGCACCCCTGATGCCTGTCGCGTTCACCCCTACGCCCGCCGGATCTTCGTCACCGACGCCATCCGCAGCGAGCCGACCGCGCCGATGCGATCGAAGCCCACCGTGCCTTCATCACCCGCCGCCGCACTCTGCGCCCGCCGAGGAGTACCGCACCCTGACGCGGACGCCGATCGTCGAGCCGGGGAGCTCGACGACATCGCGCCGGCCGGGCGTATCCCGGGCCCCACGTGCGAGCAGTACGGGAAGGTGTACGCGCTGCTGCAGCGGGCCCTGGCAGAGTCGAACAAGGACGGCATCGCCACATTCGTGATGCGCGGGCCGCGAGTACCTCGTGGCCCTGAAGGTCGCGGACGACCTGCTGACCCTGCACACCCTGCACTGGGCCGACGAGTTCCGCGACCCCCACCAGGAAGTCCCCGGCGTTCCCGGCGAGGCCGAGCCGACCGCGCCCGAGGGGAAGATGGCTCACCAGCTAGTCGACGCCCTCGCCACTGACCGGGATCCCGAAGCCTTCCACGACACCTTCCAGGAGAAGGCGCGAGCGCTGATCGAGGCCAAGGCCGCAGGGGAGAATGCGGAGAAGGCCGAGCCCGCGGCCTCCCCCACGGGCGTCGTGGACCTGCTGGAGGCCCTACGGGCGAGCGCCGAGCGGGCCCGCAGCCCCAAAGACACCTGGGAGAAGGCCACCACCACGGTCCGGACCGGCCGCGGGAAGAGGGCGGGAGCGACGAAGCGGGCCACGGCCGGCGCCACCGCTGGCCGCCGCCCGCTCGTCCCGCAGTTGAAGACCCGCGTAGGGGTCATCCTCGTGGGCGCGAGGAGCAGCGGCTGCTGGAGAAGCACTGCGTCCGGCTGCCGGGGTCATCCCCGCGGGTGCGGGGAGCAGTCTGTGACCTGGCACTCTAATCGCCGGGTCAGCCACAACCGAGCACTTTCTCGAAATTCGACAAATCGCAACAACTAGGCTTCTGGCGGCGTAGCCCAGAGATGCAAGCACTCCACCAGGCGACTCCCTACGACCCCCCGCTCGGGTACCTGACGACGAAACACTCCCCCGCTGCCCGCCGGATGCGCATACTCGAAGGATGCAGGACACCACCACCCTTGAGGTCGACACCGACGTTCACGAACGTCTCACCGCTCTCGCCGCGGCACGCGGACTCACCCTGCCCGCCTATCTCGCCGAGCTGACCGCCGCACAGGAGAACGAAGCCGGCCTCGCCCGTGCCGCGCGAGCGTTCGACGAGGCCGTCCGGCGCTCTGGGTTCCGAGAAGGGTTCGAGCGCGACTTCGGCCCGGCGTCCGGCCGCGCCGGTTCCGGCTCCGGCTCCCGGGCGGCGTGAGTGGAGCTGCACATCGACCACCGCTGGCTGCTTGAGCGTCAGGAAGCGCTGTTCAAGGACATGGAGGTGGCCGATCACTCGGCGATGGTCGCCGCGGTCGCCCGGCACCGGGTGAACACCCCCAGTCTCGTCGTGGACAACCCCGACGCCTACTGGCGCGCCGCCGCCCTCCTCGACGCACTCGTCCTCCTCCGGCCACTCCCCGAGTACAACGAGTACTTCGCGTACGGAGTGACCGTCGCCTACATCGAGGCCTCCGGCAGAACAGTGGACGCACCGTACGAGCAGTGGCGCGAGCTCATCACCGACATCCGCATGCTCCGCACCACCGTCTTCGACGTGGCCGACCGCCTGCGCTCATGGCAACGGCCGTAGCCGGCCGTACCCCCACTCCCGTACGGAATCACGGGCTGAGACGAGGCAGACGGACGGTACACGTGACGGGGGACCTCCGCCGACGCCCGACCTGAGCCCCGGCAGCGCTGCCGACGAACGACAAGCCGGGCTCCGGCGCGTCCCTGCGGATGCGGGAGGTGCACACACGCAGCGTGCAGCTCCCGGTCCAAAGCAATACGAGCGCGCCGACACCGGCCCGTACGAGACACAGGGCCGGCTCCACTCCATACCGACCAGCCGGAACGACGAGTCATGTGATGAGGCCGCACAGGCGGCCCACCGATACAAATGGAGAACGACCTGTGGGAAAGCGTGAGCGGCGCCGCAAGCGGCAACGGGCCAAGATGCCCTCCCCCTTGGCACCGCAGCCGATCATCCGGGAATTCCCGGAAGGCAATCCCCGCATCCGCATCGTGATCGCGCACGATGCCTCCGAGGACGCCCAGAGACTCAGCATCCTCTACTGGGAGGTCAAGGACGACGGCACCTGGGCCCGGACGGTGAGCAGCATCGGCGCCCAAGGAGACGTGGCTGAGACGGCAACCTCGAACTCGCACGCGCTGCTGCTCAACTCGCACTGCGTGAGCTGCGCGGAGCCAATCCGTGTGGCGAACCGGTCCTGGGCGGTCAAGGTGGCCGGCAGATACCTCGACCGGGAGAACGACAGGTTCCTGTGCCCCGAGTGCAGCGCCGTCCAGCGTGCCGACGACGAAGACCGCAAGCAGCGTGAAGCCGAGAAGAAGCGCGCGGAGAAGGAACGGCAGCGGCGCAAGGCGGAGGAGGACGCAGCCAAGATCGACGCAATGCTCGCCCGGGAGAACGACAAGGAGCTTCCCGAGGAGTACACCGGGTGGATCGCCGAGGACGTCGCCGCGTTCGTCGTGTACGCCGGGATGGTTTCCTACAGCCAGGCCGCCGCCGGAAGGCCCATTCCCGCCCTCGCCGCCGTAGGAGCCGCTGGTTGGACGGGCGACTTCAACCGCGACTACGAAGCGATCTGCCGCCTCTACGCCGAGGGACTCATCGCCCTCCACCCCAACTCCAAGCCCGAGTCCTACGTGGTGAACGAGGACGGCACCACGGCGTTCAAGCCGTCCTACGTCCAGTGGCGACTCGTAGGCGGGGCTGATGCCGAGACCCGCTTGCGCCGCCTCCGCGACGCGCTGACCATCGGCGGCGGCGAGCAGGCCGGCGCCGCCCGGCGGGCGTTCGGCGAGCTGGCCGACAGCATCGAGGTCGCGAACATCGCCGGCTACCTCGACGGCCTGCTCACCAAGAAGTACGACTACCCCGAGGTACAGCCCGCCCGCCGTGAAGACCTCGACGCGGCAATCCGCCTCGGCTTCCGGTCCGGCTACACCGCGGGCCAGATGGTCTGCTTCGCCTGGCGGGCCGCCGACACGGCCGCGGGCTGGAAGGAACGCAACGCCGGTATGGGGGCGCCCGAGGCGTCCTCGGCCTCCGTCACGACGCTGCGGAACAAGATCGTGAGCGCGATCGAGAACAGGCACGCGGTCCCGGAGTACGAACCGCCGCGGTGGCATGTGCAGCCTCTCGGCCTGCCGGCCGCACGCCGGACGGCCGAGTTCATCCGCCGGACCTTCGACAAGGAGGTCATCGCTACCTGCACCGGGTGCGACGACGTCGGCTGGGCCGACACCGAGCGCGGTCTCGTACGCTGCACCCACCCGGCGATCCCGTTGCAGGCAGTCGGCGTCGACGAGTACGAGCCTGCGGAGGATTGACCCACCACGAAGGCCCGCCGACCTGATGACTGACCACTCACCGAGCCTGGAGGGGCCTACATACCGTAGCCGCGCCTGGCTCCGTACCTGAAAACGGATTACGCACTCGTCGACGGTTCAGGGATCCCCGCGCGTGCCGGGAGCAACGAGTAGCCCCGGCCAGCGGGAGAGGTGCCGGCCGGGGCAGGGATGGAGGTCCCCAGCTGCCCCAGGCCGACGCGAGGCGGAATCGGAACCACGCAGCCCTGACGGCCCTGGCCCTCTCAGCTCTCCCGGAAGATCAGAGCCGCTCCGAGGGAGGCTTTTGCTGGAACGAAGAGCTCCCCTCGGGCCGTCTCGCGTACGGGCAGGCCGTTCTCCGCAAGGAGCGCACGTACCCGAGCCATGTCGGGTGCGGCAACTGCGCAGGCAACGAGCGCCGGGAGCGCGGGCGGCTCCTCATCCGGCAGCAGATCCGGGAGGTCTGTCCTGGTCAGGAGGGTGACCGGCCCCTCTGGGGAGATCGGCCGGCCTAGATACCGCTCGTACCGCTCGCTCACCAGGGGGAGTTGTCCGTCAGGCGCGCACAGCACCGCCTCGACGAGGTTCTGGGGCCCGTTGGGATGGTCGAGGTGACGGGTGTGCTGGAACTCCGGGTCCAAGTCGGCAACGACGCCGACCCGGCCTTCCGGCGCACCGTCGATCTCCAGATAGCGGACGGGTTCCGTGCTCATGCCGTCGGGGGTCTCGACCGGCCGGCCAACGGTGTTCACCCCGCCGTGTACGACACCGGCAGCGGCGAGCCGCTTCCCCGCGGCGTCGACATCCGGCGAGGAGAACATCAGGATGTGAAGCCCTTCGAAGCGATCACGCCATCCGCCAAGTTGGGCGCTGGTCTCCTCGATCCGCGACATGACCAGGGGGAGCTTCTCCGGGGGTGCCTGGAGTGGAACGATCCGCGCGTCAGGTGGCAGGCCCGCCATGCTCCCAGGCTTCACCGGGGTCACCAACTCCAAGAAGCTCCGGGAGAAGTCGGCGTGGGTGTTCGCTGCCCCGAACGGCTCCGGCTCGGCTCCCTCACGGGGTGCCAGCGCCGGCACGCTGGACGGCGGAACGTGGCATGCCCTTCTTCCGGCCCCGCAGCCACTGGTGTGCGACCAGCTCGGACGCGGCGGTCCACCGGTCGTTCCGTACGGAGCGGAGGGATTCGGGGGTCCCATCGAGGTCGACGGCTGCGATCGTGCGGGCGCCGGCGCGCATGTCCCGGGCGAAGTCGTCGTTGAGGAAGGCCTTGGAGTGGGCCAGTGAGACGGTGCGGACCTCGTTGCCCGGGAGGTTCGAGAGCCAGTTGCGCAGGCGGCCGTACATCGCGTTGGCCGTTGCCCGGGTCGGCAGCGCAACGAAGCACCCGCCCGCGCGGGTACGGGAGGCGAAGATCTCCGCCACGGCAAGCGCGGCCTCGGCCTTCCCCTCCCCCATCGGCGCCTCAATGATCATCAACCCCGGATCCGGCGTCTCCCGTGCCAGCCGGACCGCTTCCTCCTGCAGGGGGCGGATCTCCGAGATCCCGAACCGGGCTTCGAAGAGCTCTTCGGGGGTCTCCGCCGGGGCCGCCGGGCTCCAGGGCGGCGGCAGTTCGATGCCCCGCCATGCGGCTTCGATCCGTTCGGTCTCGCTGCGCGGCTTGTCCTCGGGGATCAGGAGGAAGAGATCCGGGTTGCTGGCGATCCAGTCTGCGAGGATCACCAGCGCGGAGAGCACCGCTTGGACGGGCTGGGGCAATCTGACCGCCTGCCAATCGGCCAACCGGTCCTCGACACCGTAGGCCGCAGCGCAGGTGTTCAGC
This window harbors:
- a CDS encoding amidase; the protein is MQLQDALWKMPAADQAQAVRGGHISAVELVDSHLDRIAGVNPHVNAVTQLLTERAREAAARTDRRRAAGEMLGPLAGVPFTVKESTPIEGVPTTFGTARFRELVASADAPPVGRLRAAGAIPIGHSNIPTLILAGMHTRSELFGDTVNPWDSSRTPGGSSGGDAVAVATGMAALGLGNDSGGSVRIPAQFCGVAGLKPSTGRFPADHRVLGPDDPGLASQILVTDGPLARSVGDLRLAYEVLAGTDPRDPRAVPVPAYGEALPWPVKVAVVADPGGHGVHPTVRGAIETAADALREAGYDVREVADVPRLDEALEAYSRITVTEFAPTWPVVRGLLGEGGSRYIETAMEQTPPVSADELMKLMGTWLSIRRSWAEFLDTYPLLLGPSFTEPPVEPGLESRDRAGRDRVGAGMRLCSVTSFVGVPGVAVPTGVVDGLPVGVQIVGRAFREDLCLDAAQAIEDRLGVFTPVDPRVGGQAD
- a CDS encoding antitoxin MazE7, producing the protein MQDTTTLEVDTDVHERLTALAAARGLTLPAYLAELTAAQENEAGLARAARAFDEAVRRSGFREGFERDFGPASGRAGSGSGSRAA
- a CDS encoding toxin Doc gives rise to the protein MELHIDHRWLLERQEALFKDMEVADHSAMVAAVARHRVNTPSLVVDNPDAYWRAAALLDALVLLRPLPEYNEYFAYGVTVAYIEASGRTVDAPYEQWRELITDIRMLRTTVFDVADRLRSWQRP
- a CDS encoding VOC family protein; the protein is MPALAPREGAEPEPFGAANTHADFSRSFLELVTPVKPGSMAGLPPDARIVPLQAPPEKLPLVMSRIEETSAQLGGWRDRFEGLHILMFSSPDVDAAGKRLAAAGVVHGGVNTVGRPVETPDGMSTEPVRYLEIDGAPEGRVGVVADLDPEFQHTRHLDHPNGPQNLVEAVLCAPDGQLPLVSERYERYLGRPISPEGPVTLLTRTDLPDLLPDEEPPALPALVACAVAAPDMARVRALLAENGLPVRETARGELFVPAKASLGAALIFRES
- a CDS encoding CRISPR-associated endonuclease Cas3'', with protein sequence MQHDTPHWSTGLTPAARTVWAKHDRREEKWLQLWRHMADSAAMAARLWDEWTPHNVSKLVADSLPGGDDDGRRLVVWLAAVHDIGKATPAFACQVDTLAERMRTAGLEMRTAKQYGDTRKRAPHGLAGQVLLEEWLEQRGWSPRTAMAFAVPVGGHHGVPPGHEHFHDLHQHTELLRTPGPSEQLWHDVQTELLNTCAAAYGVEDRLADWQAVRLPQPVQAVLSALVILADWIASNPDLFLLIPEDKPRSETERIEAAWRGIELPPPWSPAAPAETPEELFEARFGISEIRPLQEEAVRLARETPDPGLMIIEAPMGEGKAEAALAVAEIFASRTRAGGCFVALPTRATANAMYGRLRNWLSNLPGNEVRTVSLAHSKAFLNDDFARDMRAGARTIAAVDLDGTPESLRSVRNDRWTAASELVAHQWLRGRKKGMPRSAVQRAGAGTP